In the Populus trichocarpa isolate Nisqually-1 chromosome 1, P.trichocarpa_v4.1, whole genome shotgun sequence genome, CTGGCATGTCAAACACTGCTTCCTCGAAGAAGACATCATTTTCTCCTGGCATGGCAAACACTGCTTCCTTGAAGAAGACATCATTTTCTTGGAAAGTTTTGCAATCATCGCTGCAAACTTCACTTGAGCAATCCTCTAGCACTGCATTGCTATCTTGTTGTTTTGCCGGATGACCACCAAACTCTTGAGGCCTAAATAATTCTGCTGCCTCATTTGCTGCCCTTGTAATATCCTTAGAATCCTTCGAAACTGGCACAGGCAACCTCCAGGCAGAATCAGCGAAGTTAAGGCAAGCAGATTTGCCTCTAAGTGCCAAAGCAGCAACATCATGAGCTCGAGCTGCCATTTCTGGTGTAGGATATGTTCCTAACCATATTCGTGACTTCTTGTTTGGTTCCCGCATCTCACACACCCATTTGTTACCATTCCTCTTCCGAACACCTCTAAAAACCGGGTGCCGAGTCTCCCTGAATATTCTGCGGCCAGCGCGTTTTTTCGGAAAACTTGTTGCTAGTAAGACCTCTTCATCAGAATGGACAACTCGTCGAGACGTGCTGCTATCGGAGAAAGAAGATGCTTCTTGCCTGTCATTGGGCATTGAATTTGACCTCAAAGGATGTTGATCAGAGAATTGGCAGAAATTATCCATTCAACAAGAACTGAAGGCAGTTTCAACTTTTGAGAGGGAATATATAGAATGATGGGGtgaatttatttctttcttctctcgtCTGTCTGTCAAgggaatttcttttttgttgctttCTGGGGGTTTCAAGGGGGGAATTGAATGTAGTGTGAAAGGCTTCGGTTTTGGAGACAGTGGGTGATCTAGGAAGTGTTGAATCGGTTGCTCAGTCAGATGGGATAATTATATAGGCTTTGTGTTTTGAAGAGGATATTTATTGGTGGGGCCGTACACGGATTCACTTGAGATGCCAGTTGGAGACCCACGGTTCACACCAGGGCCAGGAACAGGAAGCACCAAAGTGGAAAGTGATATGATGGTCGTTCTCCACTTTTGTCTCTGCCAGCAGCTTCTGCCACCTCATTGCTTACAATTTACCGCTGTATCGTACTATCTACTCTTATGCACGTGTACTCTTAATTCAAAGGAAATAACACGTGGATCTTTTCCAACGCTCGATTGGCAGCTTCATGTCGCCCCTCAAgaatacatgttttttcttttttttacttccgAGTGTTGAGAATGCGTCTCCTCAGTGTGTTGACTTCGTATTCACTGGGAACTCTTGCTTCTAGTAGTTTAGCGGTGTCTGCATGCAGcgaatttaaaatttgttaaacTCTGTTAaactaattagatttttaatttatttttaaaaaaattattagtttaaatttcataaatttcaggattattaaagatttaaata is a window encoding:
- the LOC7478075 gene encoding dehydration-responsive element-binding protein 1E; this translates as MDNFCQFSDQHPLRSNSMPNDRQEASSFSDSSTSRRVVHSDEEVLLATSFPKKRAGRRIFRETRHPVFRGVRKRNGNKWVCEMREPNKKSRIWLGTYPTPEMAARAHDVAALALRGKSACLNFADSAWRLPVPVSKDSKDITRAANEAAELFRPQEFGGHPAKQQDSNAVLEDCSSEVCSDDCKTFQENDVFFKEAVFAMPGENDVFFEEAVFDMPGLLVDMAEGLLLSPPRYVRNDCNDLDHMENGSDLSLWSY